One genomic window of Corynebacterium diphtheriae includes the following:
- a CDS encoding DEAD/DEAH box helicase: MSTHLLHALWLKNSGLHLWIEQVEGHKIVLSDAVPDNTFPDSVATLIRGKRFTHQVKTKLLTPKGREVTLQLPTIAFTPEQAVRVLSQIAAITPMVASSAQRATLAPDLMWMVRLYQGLEQFVRAGRLTIKLGYADHQWWPTWQLSAGLQERGWIAQMTAAAPGVLIANAGSSVAEDIADELPHWIANSLLQDLLDTPRSSEWHSFPEALMRSTPLRRGTAQLVSALNEWRDSMTSVNVQLVFIVEEPSKDREDRIDPADMLWPIRVRVRSGVDSPQPIMLSHYDSATKERLKALRREVILVAPILEKQGTDSNVTPTQLFELQREEGAGDWDCYVTTDQLVEFIGDAAARLKSRGFNVLLPRSWDQQVTKAHLRLSDPAEASTQATIGLDKIVDYDWHMSVGDIELTEAEMVELVRSKSGLIHLRGEWVMADTAAIRRIGDYMKDVAAQSRKRKKQALDTAVMEAELAKANDDPRWPMLEARAEKLAEEFNNEFAEFGQVTLAELRELALKAQENEPIAYTGSPWHASLAGGSMGKDSPAPQRVSIPDTVHADLREYQRRGVDWLYWMAHNHLGAVLADDMGLGKTLQLLSLEAVERSEQQRGPTLVIAPTSVVGNWSREAHKFVPTMRVAVHHGTSRKADDEFIQLAQSRDVIVTSYGTAARDFELLGKITWRRVVLDEAQHIKNSATKVSKAVRSLPSEHRVALTGTPVENRLSEMRSILDFCNPGVLGSASFFRNHFARAIEREHDEDMTERLRALTAPFILRRLKTDSAIVDDLPAKTETVVTVDMTSEQAALYKAYVDSVKTQLDQAEGMNKRGLVLSALTKIKQICNHPAHFLGDGSAMTIKGKHRSGKVAELMNLINDAVDSDQKLLIFTQYRAFGDLLVPYLSDYFGTTIPFLHGGVSKTGRDRMVEEFQTPDGPPAMILSLKAGGTGLNLTNASIVVHMDRWWNPAVENQATDRAFRIGQRKDVTVYKMITAGTLEESIQDILDGKTQLASAVVSEGEGWLTELSAEELAMLMSYRGRE; the protein is encoded by the coding sequence ATGAGCACGCACCTACTCCATGCATTGTGGCTGAAGAATTCTGGCTTGCATTTGTGGATTGAGCAGGTGGAAGGGCACAAAATCGTGTTATCTGATGCGGTGCCGGATAACACTTTTCCGGATAGCGTCGCAACGCTGATTCGAGGCAAACGATTTACACATCAAGTGAAAACTAAGTTGCTTACCCCCAAGGGGAGGGAGGTTACCCTCCAACTGCCCACCATAGCTTTTACTCCAGAGCAAGCAGTCAGGGTGCTCTCTCAGATCGCAGCCATAACGCCCATGGTGGCAAGCAGTGCCCAACGCGCAACCTTGGCGCCAGATTTGATGTGGATGGTGCGTCTTTATCAAGGCCTAGAACAATTTGTTCGTGCTGGTCGATTGACCATCAAATTGGGATACGCTGACCATCAATGGTGGCCCACGTGGCAGCTATCTGCGGGACTCCAAGAACGCGGATGGATTGCACAAATGACGGCAGCGGCCCCTGGGGTGCTCATTGCTAATGCAGGATCGTCTGTGGCAGAAGATATTGCAGATGAACTTCCGCATTGGATAGCTAACTCCTTATTGCAGGATTTGCTTGACACTCCGCGTTCGAGCGAATGGCATAGCTTCCCCGAAGCTCTTATGCGGAGTACTCCGTTGCGGCGTGGCACAGCACAACTTGTTTCAGCGCTTAATGAGTGGCGCGATTCCATGACATCAGTCAACGTGCAACTGGTGTTTATCGTGGAAGAACCCTCGAAAGATCGTGAAGATCGAATCGATCCTGCGGATATGCTCTGGCCCATTCGTGTCCGAGTTCGCTCCGGTGTGGATTCCCCGCAGCCGATCATGTTGTCGCATTACGACTCAGCCACAAAAGAACGCTTAAAAGCACTGAGGCGTGAAGTAATTCTCGTTGCTCCGATCCTGGAAAAACAGGGTACTGATTCTAATGTCACCCCCACTCAACTTTTTGAGCTTCAGCGTGAGGAAGGCGCAGGGGACTGGGATTGCTATGTCACGACAGATCAGCTTGTCGAATTTATCGGTGATGCCGCGGCACGGCTGAAATCACGCGGATTTAACGTTTTGCTGCCACGATCATGGGACCAACAAGTAACGAAAGCACATTTGCGTCTCAGCGATCCCGCGGAAGCATCAACCCAAGCCACCATCGGTTTGGACAAAATAGTGGACTACGACTGGCACATGTCGGTCGGAGACATCGAGTTGACCGAAGCCGAAATGGTGGAGCTCGTTCGTTCCAAGTCGGGGCTTATCCATTTGCGCGGCGAATGGGTTATGGCTGATACCGCAGCTATTCGACGCATCGGCGACTACATGAAAGACGTCGCTGCGCAATCCCGTAAGCGCAAAAAACAAGCCCTTGATACCGCCGTCATGGAAGCAGAACTTGCCAAGGCTAACGACGACCCACGGTGGCCGATGCTGGAGGCGCGTGCAGAAAAACTTGCCGAGGAATTTAACAATGAATTCGCGGAATTCGGACAAGTAACGCTCGCAGAGTTACGGGAACTCGCCCTCAAAGCACAAGAAAATGAGCCGATTGCCTACACGGGATCGCCGTGGCACGCCAGCCTCGCGGGCGGGAGCATGGGGAAAGATTCACCGGCGCCTCAACGTGTTTCCATTCCCGATACCGTTCATGCTGATCTGCGTGAATATCAACGCAGGGGAGTAGATTGGCTCTACTGGATGGCACACAATCATTTAGGTGCTGTTCTTGCCGATGACATGGGTTTGGGTAAAACGCTTCAGCTGCTTTCTTTAGAAGCCGTTGAACGCAGTGAACAACAGCGTGGTCCCACGCTTGTGATTGCACCTACGTCTGTCGTGGGCAACTGGTCGCGTGAAGCTCACAAGTTTGTGCCCACCATGCGTGTGGCAGTGCACCACGGAACCTCGCGAAAAGCGGATGATGAGTTTATTCAGCTGGCTCAGTCCCGTGATGTGATCGTGACCAGCTATGGTACTGCGGCGCGCGACTTTGAGCTTTTGGGCAAGATTACATGGCGACGCGTAGTACTCGACGAAGCTCAGCACATTAAAAACTCGGCAACAAAGGTATCCAAAGCAGTACGCTCGCTTCCCTCAGAACATCGCGTTGCGTTGACCGGAACGCCGGTAGAAAATCGCCTATCAGAGATGCGATCCATCTTAGATTTTTGCAATCCAGGGGTATTGGGCAGCGCTTCGTTCTTCCGAAATCATTTCGCACGTGCCATTGAACGCGAACATGATGAAGACATGACCGAGCGCTTGCGAGCATTAACTGCACCCTTTATCTTGAGGCGCCTGAAAACCGATTCCGCGATTGTGGATGATCTTCCGGCAAAGACTGAAACTGTTGTGACGGTAGATATGACCTCGGAACAAGCTGCTTTGTACAAAGCTTACGTCGATAGTGTGAAAACTCAGCTTGATCAGGCTGAGGGGATGAACAAGCGAGGCCTGGTGTTGTCTGCCCTGACTAAGATCAAGCAGATTTGTAATCATCCTGCGCATTTCCTTGGCGACGGCTCGGCCATGACGATTAAAGGCAAACACCGATCTGGCAAAGTTGCTGAGCTCATGAATCTTATCAATGACGCCGTTGATTCCGATCAAAAACTTCTGATTTTTACGCAGTACCGCGCCTTTGGTGATCTTCTCGTCCCGTATCTCAGTGACTACTTTGGCACCACGATTCCATTCCTCCACGGCGGTGTGAGTAAAACAGGACGCGATCGAATGGTAGAAGAATTCCAGACTCCAGATGGACCTCCGGCAATGATTCTTTCGCTGAAAGCTGGCGGCACGGGCTTAAACCTCACCAATGCCTCCATCGTGGTGCACATGGATCGCTGGTGGAACCCTGCTGTAGAAAACCAGGCTACTGACCGCGCATTTCGTATCGGTCAGCGTAAAGATGTCACGGTGTACAAGATGATTACCGCTGGGACTCTTGAAGAATCCATTCAAGATATTTTGGATGGTAAGACTCAATTGGCTTCAGCTGTAGTCAGTGAAGGCGAAGGCTGGCTCACCGAGCTGTCTGCGGAAGAACTCGCTATGCTCATGAGTTATCGAGGACGGGAATAG